CACTATCTTCCGAAAAAGACCGTTCGACTTGCATGTGTTAAGCATACCGCCAGCGTTCATCCTGAGCCAGGATCAAACTCTCCGTTTTGTTCTACGTTAGTAGTTTGTTTAGCTCTTTCTTTGGCTATTTCTTTTTTGACCTCTAGCCTCGGTCTATTTGCTTTACTCCGCAGGCTATGTGTCTTATAATTGCTTTCAAACTATATTATTTTCATGGTTCGGCTTCCTTTCGAGCAGCGCTCTGTCGCGCCCCTCTCAGGCACTTATCTATAGTAGCCAACACATCTTTCACTGTCAACTACTTTTCGAAAAATCTAAGAAAATTTTTTGGAATAGTCTAAAAAAATTAGTAGGTATAGGGTTTTGGGCTAAAGTATTCCTGGAACTAGAGAATTGATATTAAGAGTAAGTTGTGGATAATTTTGGAATTTTGCCCCCTTGGCTAGTAATAGATAAACTTTTACATGATTGGTTATTAGAGGATGTTGGTAGGGGTGATCGCACTACTCAATCTCTTTTATATAAGGATGCAAAAGAAGGACAAGCAAAGTGGATAGCAAAAGCGCCCGGAGTAGTAGCTGGTTTGCCTATTGCGGCAAGAGTGTTTCAAATTTTGAACGCAAAAGTTGGTTTTGAGGCTATCATCCTTGAAGGAAAAGAGTGTGAGCTAGGACAAACAATAGCGGAAATTAACGGTTCTCTGGATGCATTATTGATGTGCGAGAGAGTTGCACTCAACTTGGCTATGCGCTTGAGTGGCATTGCCACATTGACGCAAAAATATGTGGAACAGATTGCAGATTTACCTGCTCAATTGGTAGATACGCGTAAAACTACACCGGGACTACGATTATTAGAAAAGTACGCAACTCAGGTAGGAGGGGCAACCAATCACCGCATGGGTTTGGATGATGCAGTGATGATCAAAGATAATCACATTGTGGCTGCTGGAGGAATTAAAGAAGCGATCGCTCGGATTCGCAAGCAAATTCCTTATCCTCTATCAATAGAAGTAGAAACGGAAAGCTTAGATCAGGTAGAAGAAGCTTTGCAGCATGGGGCTGACATTATTATGTTGGACAATATGTCTCTAGATTCAATGCACAAAGCAGTGGAAATGATTCGTTTGGAGAGCGAGCGAGTGAAAATAGAGGCTTCAGGCAATATTACCTTAGATACGATTCGCGCAGTAGCAGAAACAGGAGTGGACTATATTTCCAGCAGTGCACCCATTACACAGTCAAAATGGTTAGATTTGAGTATGAAAATCAAGTGAATTACTGTAGGCTCCGCAATATTTAAAATTCAACTAGATAACATTTCAGAACTTTGCAATAGCTGATGCTGACATTCACCCAGCGTAAACCACCAAATCCACATACAGCAGTAACATTAACTTTGGCTTTGACAGCACAAGAGCGTACCCGTAGTCGTCATCATTTTGAGACAGAAGATGGACAAATAGTATGTTTGCGTTTACCCAGAGGTATGGTGCTGCAAAATGGGGATATTCTTCAAGATGAAACGAGCAATAGTATGATCAGAGTCATTGCCAAGCCAGAGCCAGTCTTCACTGTCACAGCTCAAACAGCGCTTTTATTAATACGGGCGGCATATCATTTAGGTAATCGTCATGTCCCAATAGAAATTACGGCTGATTATTTACGATTATCTCCTGACCTAGTACTACGCGCAATGTTGGAAAAACTAGGACTAAAGGTTCACGAAGAGGTTTTACCCTTTCAACCAGAAGGGGGTGCTTATGGACACCATCACACTTACTAATAGTAATTTTTTGTACATTTTGCAATTGGCAAGTCCAGCTTTGCCTGTGGGAGCATATAGTTATTCCGAAGGCTTGGAAACTTTGATTGAGAATAGCACAATCGCTACTAAAGAAAATTTAAAGCACTGGCTAGCAATGGAATTGTGTTATGGAACAATTCGCTTAGAAGCAGCTGTGATGGTACGAGCATATCAGTCAATGAAGGAGAACGATTTAAAGACTTTATCTGACTGGAATTTTTGGTTATCAGCAGCCAGAGAAACAGAGGAATTGCGTGCTTCCAGTGTAGGCATGGGGCGATCGCTGATGCGGCTACTGGTAGACTTGCAACCACAGTTAGCAACAATTGGTAGTGCTATCGGTAATTATTGCAATTATGCGATCGCTTTTGGTGTTGCAAGTGCTTTTTGGCAAATAAATATGGAAGCAGCAGTACTGGGATATCTGCATAATTGGGTGAGTAATTTAATTACTACTGGAGTAAAACTCATTCCTCTTGGTCAAACTGCAGGACAGCAATTATTAATGGAGCTACAATTATTACTAAGTACTACTACAGTAGAAATTCTCGGTTTAGAGGATGATGAGCTTAGTTGTTGCAGTTGGGGTCTATCGCTAGCAAGCATGAGGCATGAAACATTGTATACAAGATTGTTTAGAAGTTAGAGCAAGATAGGGAAATGAGCAGAGGGAGTAATAAACAACTAACCACTAACTACTATACATTGATAAAATTATGAGTGCCTTTCGAGTCGGTATAGCTGGTCCTGTAGGTTCGGGAAAAACTGCTTTAGTAGATGCTTTGTGTAAGGCAATGCGTGAGCAGTATAAAATTGCAGTAGTGACAAATGATATTTATACACAAGAGGATGCACGGTTTTTGGTACATTCTCAAGCACTGCCAAGCGATCGCATTGTGGGAGTAGAGACTGGTGGTTGTCCTCACACTGCAATTCGCGAAGATGCTTCGATAAATATAGCAGCTATAGAACAGTTAGAGGCAGATTTTCCAGATTTAAATTTAGTTTTTCTAGAAAGTGGTGGTGACAATTTAGCTGCTACTTTTAGTCCAGAACTTGTTGATTTAACTATTTATGTAATTGATGTAGCAGCTGGTGATAAAATTCCCCGTAAAGGTGGCCCAGGAATTACGAAATCTGATTTACTAGTAATAAATAAAACTGATTTAGCTCTCTATGTTGGTGCCTCGCTAACTGTAATGGAAAGTGATGCCAAGAAAATGCGTGGCAATAAGCCCTTTGTGTTTACAAATTTAAAAAATCAGGAAGGTCTTGCAGATGTAATTAAATTTTTATTAACAAATATCTGCTAATTTTTCCTAAGCTTTAATCTGTACCAGACCAACTCCAAACCGGGTTTCCTGTATTGACACTTTTTTTGGTAATGGAGGGTGTGAAACTATTAACGTCTCTGTTTCCAGTCATATCTAGAATTAAATATACTTTGCCACCATTAAATCTGACACGTAAATAGGAATGAGAATTATATGTTTCGTTGCCATATTTGATAATTCTGCCAGTAGCTACACATTTTTGAAAGGCAAGCTTAAGGTTTGCTACCCAAGTAACACTAAAGCGATCAAAAGAGG
This genomic interval from Chlorogloeopsis sp. ULAP01 contains the following:
- the nadC gene encoding carboxylating nicotinate-nucleotide diphosphorylase, which gives rise to MDNFGILPPWLVIDKLLHDWLLEDVGRGDRTTQSLLYKDAKEGQAKWIAKAPGVVAGLPIAARVFQILNAKVGFEAIILEGKECELGQTIAEINGSLDALLMCERVALNLAMRLSGIATLTQKYVEQIADLPAQLVDTRKTTPGLRLLEKYATQVGGATNHRMGLDDAVMIKDNHIVAAGGIKEAIARIRKQIPYPLSIEVETESLDQVEEALQHGADIIMLDNMSLDSMHKAVEMIRLESERVKIEASGNITLDTIRAVAETGVDYISSSAPITQSKWLDLSMKIK
- the ureG gene encoding urease accessory protein UreG yields the protein MSAFRVGIAGPVGSGKTALVDALCKAMREQYKIAVVTNDIYTQEDARFLVHSQALPSDRIVGVETGGCPHTAIREDASINIAAIEQLEADFPDLNLVFLESGGDNLAATFSPELVDLTIYVIDVAAGDKIPRKGGPGITKSDLLVINKTDLALYVGASLTVMESDAKKMRGNKPFVFTNLKNQEGLADVIKFLLTNIC
- a CDS encoding urease accessory protein UreF encodes the protein MDTITLTNSNFLYILQLASPALPVGAYSYSEGLETLIENSTIATKENLKHWLAMELCYGTIRLEAAVMVRAYQSMKENDLKTLSDWNFWLSAARETEELRASSVGMGRSLMRLLVDLQPQLATIGSAIGNYCNYAIAFGVASAFWQINMEAAVLGYLHNWVSNLITTGVKLIPLGQTAGQQLLMELQLLLSTTTVEILGLEDDELSCCSWGLSLASMRHETLYTRLFRS
- the ureE gene encoding urease accessory protein UreE; the encoded protein is MLTFTQRKPPNPHTAVTLTLALTAQERTRSRHHFETEDGQIVCLRLPRGMVLQNGDILQDETSNSMIRVIAKPEPVFTVTAQTALLLIRAAYHLGNRHVPIEITADYLRLSPDLVLRAMLEKLGLKVHEEVLPFQPEGGAYGHHHTY